In Euphorbia lathyris chromosome 9, ddEupLath1.1, whole genome shotgun sequence, the following are encoded in one genomic region:
- the LOC136205397 gene encoding uncharacterized protein: MMRYKEEKEAKKETFRKYLESSGVLDTLTKVLVSLYEQNEKPSSALEFIQQKLGGPSLSEYENLQAEMSDLQVKYNDLLAAHQETSKELEEMKNSHNLVTSTPTANGEASKDEH, translated from the exons ATGATGCGATACAAAGAG GAAAAAGAGGCGAAGAAGGAAACATTCAGGAAGTATCTTGAATCTAGTGGAGTTCTCGATACTCTCACCAAAG TTCTGGTTTCATTATACGAGCAAAATGAGAAACCTTCCTCTGCCCTTGA ATTTATTCAACAGAAACTGGGAGGTCCAAGTCTGTCTGAGTACGAAAACTTGCAAGCTGAAATGTCGGATTTGCAAGTAAAGTATAATGATCTTCTAGCCGCACACCAGGAAACCAGCAAAGAG TTGGAGGAAATGAAGAACTCACATAACCTCGTAACATCTACCCCAACTGCCAATGGGGAAGCTTCAAAAGACGAGCACTGA
- the LOC136206095 gene encoding uncharacterized protein, producing the protein MWFKICILKMVNWLVLLLLGSSLLCNSIAFGSQSSSSDTTMHTNNWAVLVCTSRFWFNYRHMANTLSLYRTVKRLGIPDERIILMLADDMACNARNKYPAQVFNNENHKLNLYGDNVEVDYRGYEVTVENFLRVLTGRHAAAVPRSKRLLSDEGSHILLYMTGHGGDEFLKFQDSEELQSHDLADAVKQMKEKRRFKELLIMVDTCQAATLFNQLHSPGALAIGSSMKGENSYSHHLDSDVGVSVVDRFTFYTLAFFERLNMYDNASLNSLFKSYDRNTLMSTAYYRTDFYQRRLQKVPVTNFFGSVMETIHTDSAYRAGQRKNSERVEIAISPEKSVTDVGEMLINSYNEDPSSDTKTKGEVCPFTQMLNTLNSKMERIEDIDSLVNYGLISMLIFLVVSVGLSTYSV; encoded by the exons ATGTGGTTCAAGATTTGCATTTTGAAAATGGTGAATTGGTTGGTGTTGCTGCTGCTGGGTTCGAGTCTTCTCTGCAATTCAATTGCTTTTGGTTCCCAATCCTCATCGAGTGACACTACCATGCACACCAACAACTGGGCTGTCTTAGTCTGCACCTCTCGCTTTTG GTTTAATTACCGCCATATGGCTAATACTTTATCCTTGTACAG GACAGTTAAGCGACTTGGTATACCTGATGAGCGGATAATACTCATGTTGGCAGATGATATGGCTTGCAATGCTAGGAATAAGTACCCTGCTCAAGTCTTCAACAATGAGAATCACAAACTAAACTTGTATGGAGATAATGTTGAG GTAGATTATCGAGGTTATGAAGTAACAGTAGAGAATTTTTTGCGAGTTTTGACTGGGCGCCATGCAGCTGCTGTTCCAAGATCAAAGCGCCTTCTAAGTGATGAAGGAAGTCACATTCTCCTGTACATGACAGGACATGGGGGAGATGAGTTTTTAAAGTTTCAAGACTCTGAAGAGCTCCAAAGTCACGATTTAGCTGATGCTGTGAAGCAAATGAAGGAAAAGAGAAG GTTCAAGGAATTACTGATAATGGTGGATACTTGTCAAGCTGCCACTCTCTTCAATCAG CTTCACTCACCTGGTGCTTTGGCTATTGGAAGTAGTATGAAAGGAGAGAACTCATACTCGCATCACTTGGACTCTGAT GTCGGTGTTTCGGTTGTGGATCGTTTTACATTCTATACCCTTGCATTCTTCGAGAGGCTAAACATGTATGACAATGCCTCGTTGAACAG TCTTTTTAAGTCATATGATCGGAATACACTGATGTCAACTGCATATTATCGGACTGACTTTTATCAACGACGTTTGCAGAAG GTACCCGTGACAAACTTTTTTGGTTCTGTCATGGAAACCATACATACGGACTCTGCATATAGAGCCGGTCAAAGGAAAAACAGTGAAAGAGTTGAAATTGCAATATCACCTGAGAAATCAGTTACTGATGTTGGAGAAATGTTGATAAACTCGTACAATGAGGATCCAAGTAGTGATACAAAGACCAAG GGTGAGGTTTGCCCTTTTACACAAATGTTGAATACACTTAACAGCAAGATGGAGAGAATTGAAGATATTGATTCTTTGGTGAATTATGGCTTGATATCTATGCTTATATTTTTGGTAGTCTCTGTGGGGCTGTCAACATATTCTGTTTGA